One stretch of Comamonas testosteroni DNA includes these proteins:
- a CDS encoding DUF192 domain-containing protein codes for MKNFSSQTSDSRQCGWRARTMLLAAAALFGLLGTAPAMAGDQGQPQTNLRRIDLTAGMYRIDTQLAVTPQQREIGLMFRKEMPQQEGMLFVFEVPGVQCFWMRNTILPLTAAFVADDGTIVNLADMKPMSEDSHCSAKPVRYVLEMNQGWFAKRGIKAGTKLGGSLFTAALRPAAKP; via the coding sequence ATGAAGAACTTCTCCAGCCAGACCTCTGACTCACGCCAATGCGGCTGGCGTGCGCGCACCATGTTGCTGGCCGCAGCGGCCCTGTTCGGACTGCTGGGCACCGCTCCGGCAATGGCCGGCGATCAAGGTCAGCCCCAGACGAACCTGCGCCGCATCGACCTGACGGCCGGCATGTACCGCATCGACACCCAACTGGCCGTCACGCCGCAGCAGCGCGAGATCGGTCTCATGTTCCGCAAGGAGATGCCGCAGCAGGAAGGCATGCTCTTTGTCTTCGAGGTACCCGGCGTGCAGTGCTTCTGGATGCGCAACACCATCCTGCCGCTGACCGCGGCCTTTGTGGCCGATGACGGCACCATCGTCAACCTGGCCGATATGAAACCCATGAGCGAAGACTCCCACTGCTCGGCCAAGCCCGTGCGCTATGTGCTGGAGATGAACCAGGGCTGGTTCGCCAAGCGCGGCATCAAGGCCGGCACCAAACTGGGCGGCAGCCTGTTCACGGCCGCGCTCCGGCCTGCAGCCAAGCCATAA